A single region of the Branchiostoma lanceolatum isolate klBraLanc5 chromosome 1, klBraLanc5.hap2, whole genome shotgun sequence genome encodes:
- the LOC136423481 gene encoding piwi-like protein 1 has translation MSQQPPSGRARGRARGRARGAIEEPPRRPGAGVAPPTAPPPVAAVPPVEAPAPVASGRGRQRGGVTSRPPGAPPTSQMEALSLGEKGAGAAPASQPFGGRRRRGDVVIEEPHTRPAHIQDKKGSTGHPVPLVTNFFRVSSTPSWALYQYNVSFAPEIDYRGVRFSMVKEHLELIGETYAFDGMILFLPKRLEQKETVLFSKRRNDGTDIKITITLTNELPPTSPTCIQLYNILFRKALHEIGMQQIGRNNYNPEMAAYVPQHKLEVWPGFVTSILQYEANVMLMADVSHKILRTDTVLDFLYDLYNKTQHNFHENATKKLVGEIVLTRYNNKTYRIDDIDWEQNPQNKFKMFDDTEMSYVEYYAKQYNKTVRDMDQPLLVSRPKKKIQKGGKPMEGPLYLLPELCTLTGLTDEVRADFHVMKDIAIHTRITPDKRNETLQTFINTLNKNEKVQKDMKGWGLSYDKTLLKLEGRVMPPEKIWQRSGSYNYKPQDADWGREMRGQQLISCVPMQNWLFIFPARNSPQAQDFLQALVRVGPPMGMNINKPIMCEIPDDRTDNYLRTMREQMNDKTQMVVCLLSSQRKDRYDAIKKFCCVDHPVPSQVIVSRTLQKKQMLMSVATKIALQLNCKLGGELWAVEIPLKSMMVVGIDCYHDSATKGQSVGGVIASMNNSLTRWYSRCTFQHTGQELIDGLKVCVQAALKKFYELNSNLPDRVIFFRDGVGDGQLSAVVEHEIPQVLDTFKNLGSDYKPKVAWIVVKKRINTRFFAQAGRGLQNPSPGTVVDTEVTRPEWYDFFLVSQSVRQGTVTPCHYNVVWDTSGLKPDHMQRLTYKLCHLYYNWPGTIRVPAPCQYAHKLAFLVGQSIHKDPSLNLADRLYFL, from the exons ATGTCGCAGCAGCCACCATCAGGACGCGCACGTGGCCGTGCTCGCGGTCGTGCCCGGGGAGCGATAGAGGAGCCCCCACGGCGCCCAGGAGCGGGGGTCGCCCCTCCGACAGCCCCGCCTCCCGTAGCCGCTGTCCCGCCGGTCGAAGCGCCGGCCCCCGTAGCGAGCGGCCGTGGTCGTCAGAGGGGAGGGGTGACGTCCAGACCACCGGGAG CTCCCCCCACCTCTCAGATGGAGGCCTTGTCCCTGGGTGAGAAGGGTGCAGGAGCCGCGCCGGCCTCACAGCCGTTCGGAGGGAGGCGCAGAAGGGGCGATGTTGTCATTGAGGAGCCACACACTCGCCCTGCACACATTCAGGACAAGAAAG GCTCCACGGGCCATCCTGTTCCCCTGGTAACCAACTTCTTCCGCGTGAGCTCCACCCCGTCCTGGGCGCTGTACCAGTACAACGTCAGCTTCGCGCCGGAGATCGACTACCGCGGCGTCCGCTTCTCCATGGTGAAGGAACACCTGGAGCTGATCGGCGAGACTTACGCCTTTGACGGCATGATCCTCTTCCTGCCTAAACGACTGGAGCAGAAG GAGACCGTGCTGTTTTCCAAGCGGCGCAATGACGGCACCGACATCAAGATCACGATCACGCTGACCAACGAGCTTCCCCCGACCTCGCCGACGTGCATCCAGCTCTACAACATCCTGTTCCGCAAGGCGCTGCACGAGATCGGGATGCAGCAGATCGGCCGCAACAACTACAACCCGGAGATGGCGGCATACGTGCCACAGCACAA GCTGGAGGTGTGGCCAGGGTTCGTGACCTCCATCCTGCAGTACGAGGCCAACGTGATGCTGATGGCCGACGTCTCCCACAAGATCCTCCGTACGGACACCGTGCTGGACTTCCTGTACGACCTGTACAACAAGACGCAGCACAACTTCCACGAGAACGCCACCAAGAAACTGGTCGGGGAAATAGTGCTCACAAG GTACAACAACAAGACGTACCGAATCGACGACATCGACTGGGAACAGAACCCTCAGAACAAGTTCAAGATGTTCGACGACACTGAGATGTCGTACGTGGAGTACTACGCCAAGCAGTACAACAAGACCGTCCGAGACATGGACCAGCCGCTGCTCGTCAGCCGACCAAAGAAGAAG ATCCAGAAGGGAGGGAAGCCTATGGAGGGACCGCTGTACCTCCTGCCTGAACTTTGCACTCTCACAG gTCTAACGGACGAGGTTCGGGCGGACTTCCACGTGATGAAGGACATCGCCATCCACACCCGCATCACTCCCGACAAGCGCAACGAGACCCTGCAGACCTTCATCAACACCCTCAACAA GAATGAGAAGGTGCAGAAGGACATGAAGGGCTGGGGCCTGTCGTACGACAAGACTCTACTGAAGCTGGAGGGGCGCGTCATGCCGCCGGAGAAAATCTGGCAGCGCAGCGGATCA TACAACTACAAGCCCCAGGATGCGGATTGGGGGCGTGAGATGCGAGGACAACAGCTGATCTCGTGCGTGCCGATGCAGAACTGGTTGTTCATCTTCCCGGCGAGGAACTCCCCTCAGGCCCAGGACTTCCTCCAGGCCCTGGTCAGGGTCGGACCCCCCATGGGCATGAACATCAACAAGCCTATCAT GTGTGAGATTCCAGATGACCGCACAGATAACTATCTCAGGACCATGCGGGAACAGATGAACGACAAGACACAAATG gTGGTGTGCCTGCTGTCTTCCCAGCGTAAGGACCGCTACGACGCCATTAAGAAGTTCTGCTGCGTTGACCACCCCGTGCCGAGCCAGGTCATCGTGAGCCGCACCCTGCAGAAGAAGCAGATGTTGATGTCCGTGGCCACTAAGATTGCTCTGCAGCTCAACTGCAAGCTGGGAGGCGAGCTCTGGGCAGTGGAGATCCCG CTGAAGAGCATGATGGTGGTGGGCATCGACTGCTACCACGACTCCGCCACCAAGGGGCAGTCCGTCGGCGGCGTCATCGCCTCCATGAACAACTCGTTGACGCGCTGGTACTCGCGATGCACCTTCCAGCACACCGGCCAGGAGCTCATCGATGGGCTCAAGGTCTGCGTGCAGG CTGCCTTGAAGAAGTTCTACGAGCTGAACTCTAACCTCCCTGACCGCGTGATCTTCTTCCGTGATGGAGTGGGCGACGGCCAGCTGAGCGCTGTCGTGGAGCACGAGATTCCGCAGGTGCTCGACACCTTCAAGAACCTCGGCTCCGACTACAA GCCGAAGGTGGCGTGGATCGTGGTGAAGAAGCGCATCAACACCCGTTTCTTCGCCCAGGCCGGACGCGGGCTGCAGAACCCCTCCCCTGGAACTGTGGTGGACACAGAGGTCACCCGGCCTGAGTG GTATGACTTCTTCCTGGTGTCCCAGTCCGTGCGCCAGGGCACGGTGACCCCCTGCCACTACAACGTGGTGTGGGACACCTCCGGCCTCAAGCCTGACCACATGCAGAGGCTCACCTACAAACTCTGCCACCTCTACTACAACTGGCCG GGCACCATCCGAGTCCCCGCTCCGTGCCAGTACGCCCACAAGCTGGCCTTCCTTGTTGGGCAGAGCATCCACAAGGACCCCTCCCTCAACCTGGCCGACCGCCTCTACTTCCTGTAG